In a single window of the Lineus longissimus chromosome 4, tnLinLong1.2, whole genome shotgun sequence genome:
- the LOC135486349 gene encoding mpv17-like protein 2 produces the protein MLITIARFGTRLFTKYLLVTNVAFSCGFSNAGDLIVQGMQIHEDKKSQKKLHSNKWVDWERTGNVFKVGALLGVFQHYWYVLLDTKLPGTAGKTMLKKIIADQLVASPVSSAIFVIGISLMEHETCQEAMKGFKEKFPVIYLTDWSFWPVVQGINFRYVQDRYRVMYVNAATLVWTVFLSYVQFVDEKHLAARHENDMVCVKTQGPTQKIKTFTE, from the exons ATGCTCATCACCATCGCCAGATTCGGAACTAGGCTGTTCACCAAGTATCTCCTAGTGACTAATGTCGCATTCTCGTGTGGGTTCTCGAATGCTGGTGATTTAATTGTGCAGGGCATGCAGATTCATGAAGACAAGAAATCACAAAAGAAACTGCACTCCAACAAGTGGGTGGACTGGGAGCGCACAG GGAACGTGTTCAAGGTTGGTGCTCTCTTGGGTGTTTTCCAGCACTACTGGTATGTCCTACTAGATACTAAACTACCAGGAACTGCAGGCAAGACAATGCTGAAGAAAATTATAGCCGACCAACTGGTAGCATCGCCTGTAAGCTCGGCCATATTTGTGATTG GTATTTCTTTGATGGAGCACGAAACCTGTCAGGAGGCAATGAAAGGATTTAAGGAAAAATTTCCTGTTATCTATTTG aCTGACTGGAGCTTCTGGCCTGTCGTTCAAGGAATCAACTTCAGATACGTTCAAGATAGATACAGGGTAATGTACGTCAATGCGGCAACTTTAGTTTGGACAGTTTTCCTGTCTTATGTCCAATTTGTG GATGAAAAGCATCTAGCAGCCAGGCATGAAAACGATATGGTGTGTGTAAAAACTCAAGGACCAacccaaaaaataaaaacattcacTGAGTAA